Proteins encoded together in one Pseudomonas sp. G.S.17 window:
- a CDS encoding TrbG/VirB9 family P-type conjugative transfer protein has protein sequence MNKLITNVGTTVLLLAAAVSAEAATCRVIHWKPDSVLQINTAMNLGTRVELPADTITDPVSSSTLWDTEGASNQIVIKPNSNEPLGESAVIRAWTSDGNSYDIMANRVAAAKNDICVKIVADGMFFTPGARAALSAQSSNMAQGAAAAGVQAQQLQQQLAQVKRQAEDDKKKAVMEALRRFRYHVYTRYSWDQGKGFAAQNIISDVYDDGRFTYIRLNTPNRGLLSVETEVGEKNAVVPTKYDDAYGMYVISGIYPSFTLRADEAKINISRADSKTHGEF, from the coding sequence ATGAACAAGTTAATCACCAACGTAGGCACAACCGTTTTGCTGCTGGCTGCTGCTGTATCCGCAGAAGCCGCAACTTGCCGTGTTATTCACTGGAAGCCTGATTCGGTTTTGCAAATCAATACCGCAATGAATTTGGGTACTCGTGTTGAGCTTCCAGCGGACACCATCACGGATCCGGTTTCCAGCTCCACGCTTTGGGACACGGAAGGCGCATCGAACCAGATCGTCATCAAGCCGAACAGCAATGAGCCACTGGGGGAGTCCGCCGTCATCCGCGCCTGGACTTCGGACGGCAACTCCTATGACATCATGGCGAATCGCGTAGCAGCCGCGAAGAACGACATTTGCGTCAAGATCGTAGCGGACGGCATGTTCTTCACCCCTGGCGCACGCGCTGCGCTTAGCGCTCAGTCGTCCAACATGGCTCAGGGGGCGGCAGCAGCAGGGGTGCAGGCTCAGCAGTTGCAACAGCAGCTGGCCCAGGTGAAGCGTCAGGCCGAGGACGACAAGAAGAAAGCCGTTATGGAAGCGCTGCGCCGGTTCCGCTACCACGTTTACACCCGTTACAGCTGGGATCAGGGTAAAGGCTTCGCGGCTCAGAACATCATTTCGGACGTGTACGACGATGGTCGATTCACTTACATCCGCTTGAACACTCCGAACCGTGGCCTACTTTCCGTTGAGACGGAAGTTGGTGAAAAGAACGCCGTTGTACCTACTAAGTACGACGACGCTTACGGTATGTATGTTATCTCGGGCATCTACCCAAGTTTCACCCTTAGAGCTGACGAAGCGAAGATCAATATTTCGCGGGCCGATAGCAAAACTCACGGCGAGTTCTAA
- a CDS encoding TrbI/VirB10 family protein: MTEESSPRVEEKPATHKRKVQLWLWASAGVVLTLLLVLTAMNIYQKMNGGLTKTRPEPAPVAGSKPGSDKQDQFNQLLSNRKPTVRSEIEPAPAGSLEEQLNNIKGGAAPAAKTGRLGGQEGENDTVSMEEKSLRQWKAREALRALDSAKTKWGLEKVSKSGSAASSGAHSSPALANAPAAASGDMNAQIAQLNRPFTEGASLEQRREEVRQRINEAQKLRASLAANGAAGLPQSGPRPMDRVQVRQDLQQVSSGFNKPPENVVGYTEDNQYNADIAGKMKMPPGTEMTVTLTKKAISDYMNSSLKAIVNRDVYDITRQYVLVPKGTEINIGILRVRNVNEAISNRMAFMVKNAVRPDGKVIDFTKSASVADREGVGAIEDQTDYHFMAQFLGVAAYALVGTQSSYSGTGDKEGSYAGDVGENSREQFAPLVQKYLNIVPTQTIRPGQSMQIVLEKEVYIEPWSDLYAKYVD; the protein is encoded by the coding sequence ATGACAGAAGAATCATCGCCTCGGGTTGAGGAAAAACCCGCGACACATAAAAGGAAGGTTCAACTGTGGTTATGGGCCTCGGCTGGTGTAGTGCTGACGCTGTTGTTGGTACTGACCGCGATGAACATCTATCAAAAGATGAATGGCGGACTTACTAAAACACGGCCAGAGCCTGCCCCTGTAGCTGGTTCCAAACCTGGGAGCGATAAGCAGGATCAGTTCAATCAACTGTTGAGCAACCGGAAGCCTACCGTCCGCTCCGAAATCGAACCGGCTCCGGCTGGGTCGTTGGAGGAACAGCTCAACAACATCAAAGGCGGCGCTGCTCCAGCTGCTAAAACTGGGCGCCTCGGCGGGCAGGAAGGGGAGAACGACACCGTTTCGATGGAAGAGAAGTCCCTCCGCCAGTGGAAGGCCCGCGAAGCCCTTCGCGCCTTGGATAGCGCGAAAACCAAGTGGGGCCTTGAGAAGGTGAGCAAGTCGGGGTCAGCGGCATCCAGTGGGGCTCATAGCTCACCAGCGCTGGCTAACGCACCGGCAGCGGCTAGCGGCGATATGAATGCACAGATCGCGCAACTCAACAGGCCGTTCACCGAAGGCGCAAGCCTGGAGCAACGCCGCGAAGAGGTTCGTCAGCGGATCAACGAGGCTCAGAAGCTGCGCGCGTCTCTTGCAGCCAATGGCGCCGCTGGGTTGCCCCAGTCGGGCCCACGTCCGATGGATCGCGTGCAAGTTCGGCAAGACCTGCAACAAGTGTCGTCAGGCTTTAACAAACCGCCTGAGAACGTAGTCGGCTACACCGAGGACAATCAGTACAACGCTGATATCGCGGGCAAAATGAAAATGCCGCCCGGAACGGAAATGACGGTTACGTTAACGAAGAAAGCGATTTCCGATTACATGAATTCTTCGCTAAAGGCCATTGTTAACCGCGACGTTTACGACATTACTCGCCAGTACGTTCTTGTTCCGAAAGGCACAGAGATAAATATCGGCATTCTGCGAGTTCGTAACGTCAACGAAGCAATTTCTAATCGCATGGCGTTCATGGTCAAAAACGCAGTTCGACCAGACGGCAAAGTCATCGACTTTACCAAGTCGGCATCGGTTGCCGACCGCGAGGGCGTAGGCGCTATTGAAGATCAGACCGACTATCACTTCATGGCGCAGTTCTTGGGTGTTGCAGCGTACGCGCTGGTAGGAACTCAGAGCAGCTATTCAGGTACTGGCGATAAAGAAGGTAGTTATGCCGGTGATGTTGGAGAGAATAGCCGCGAGCAGTTTGCACCGCTGGTTCAGAAGTATTTGAACATTGTCCCAACTCAAACAATTCGCCCAGGACAGAGCATGCAAATTGTCCTTGAGAAAGAAGTCTACATCGAACCTTGGAGCGATCTTTATGCGAAATATGTTGATTAA
- a CDS encoding lytic transglycosylase domain-containing protein, with amino-acid sequence MSFFQPQLSKTLIVCSLLLGMTAQVSAADAEAPNTDELYEYLFPEARGSAHVAAAPSAVPGASAPAPRPMSAFRDQNRRASWSEDQIQAMKGAFKAKEPAPVERQIAGAVAVPAQSSPFDAASVSLGDRPFADLIQVYAAKRNLNPRLVSMMVKQESRSDPNAISPKGAQGLMQLMPDLSKQFNIDPFDPEMNIKVGTQYFADLLAKYGQVELALAAYNAGPGAVDKYGGIPPFSETQNYVSTIMAGVAQLEANNQ; translated from the coding sequence ATGTCGTTCTTCCAGCCGCAACTAAGTAAGACGCTGATCGTGTGTTCGCTGCTCCTGGGCATGACTGCCCAGGTCAGCGCAGCCGATGCAGAAGCGCCGAATACTGACGAGCTTTACGAGTACTTGTTTCCGGAGGCTCGCGGATCGGCGCACGTCGCCGCAGCCCCTAGCGCAGTGCCTGGGGCTTCGGCCCCGGCGCCGCGACCAATGTCCGCGTTCCGCGATCAGAATCGCCGCGCGAGCTGGTCAGAAGACCAGATCCAGGCAATGAAAGGGGCATTCAAGGCCAAGGAACCGGCACCGGTTGAGCGTCAGATTGCCGGTGCCGTTGCTGTACCGGCTCAGTCGAGCCCGTTCGACGCTGCATCGGTCAGCTTGGGAGACAGGCCTTTCGCGGATCTGATCCAGGTGTACGCAGCGAAACGCAATCTGAACCCGCGCCTCGTTAGCATGATGGTTAAGCAAGAATCCCGCAGCGACCCGAACGCCATTAGCCCCAAGGGGGCTCAAGGGCTGATGCAGCTCATGCCGGATCTGTCGAAGCAATTCAACATCGACCCGTTTGATCCGGAAATGAACATCAAAGTCGGTACCCAGTATTTCGCTGATTTGCTCGCGAAATACGGGCAAGTCGAACTGGCTCTGGCTGCGTACAACGCAGGCCCTGGGGCAGTCGATAAATACGGCGGCATTCCGCCGTTTTCCGAGACGCAGAACTACGTCAGCACGATCATGGCGGGTGTCGCGCAGCTGGAGGCGAACAATCAATGA